The sequence below is a genomic window from Prosthecobacter dejongeii.
TTTATCGGCGGTCCGAAATGGCGGGATGGTCAGCTCATCTTTGTGCTGGTACTTCAGTAAAGTCTCAACTCGAGCCGAAGGCCCTTGCTAAAAGCAGGTGTGAAGATTTTTTCACGGAAAAGGGTTTTTTTTGCCTGCATGGGCCTTATTCATGCGAAAAAATCTCGTCAGGCTCTACAAAAGGGCATTTTTTCGCTGAAAATAAAGGATTCCTTTACACCTTTATAAGACATGATCGGGCATAATTTTAGCGGATAAAGGTTGAACGATGTGCGTTATTTGCCGTCCCAATTGGACCTTTTTGGTTTCCAAGAACGCCCCGATTCACTGAACAATGACAAGCATCAATCCCCTCTCCCCGAAAACGATCCCACGTGACCTCACGTCGGGGTTGGTCGTCTTCCTTGTTGCCCTTCCCTTGTGCTTAGGGGTGGCTCTTGCCTCGAATGCACCGCTTTTCTCAGGCATTCTAGCCGGTATCGTCGGGGGGCTGCTGGTGGGGATGCTCAGTGGTTCTCACACCAGTGTGAGCGGCCCTGCCGCCGGTCTGACGGCCGTGGTCGCCGCACAGATCGCCGCTCTGGGTAGCTTCGAAGCTTTTTTGGTGGCCGTGGTCATGGCAGGGGTCATCCAAATCGTGCTGGGCATCTGCCGGGCGGGTTTCATCGCCGCCTTTTTCCCTTCCAGCGTGATCAAAGGCCTCCTCGCTGCCATCGGGGTCATCCTCATCCTGAAACAGATCCCTCACGTCCTCGGTCATGATGCGGACCCCATGGGTGATAAGTCCTTTATCCAGCCAGACAATGAGAACACTTTCTCTGAGCTGGCTGAAGCCTGGTTTGACATCCAGCCCGGTGCAGCCCTGGTAGGTCTGCTTTCCATCCTCCTTTTGGTTTTTTGGGACAAGATCAAAGTCCTGAAAAAATCTCCCGTACCAGCACCGCTGGTGGTCGTCATCTTCGGTGTGGCGATGAGTTTGCTCCTCCGCAAAATGGGTGGGGATTGGGTCATCGAAACCAGTCACCTGGTGCAGGTGCCGGTGTCGAACTCGCCAAAGGAATTTCTCGGTTTCTTGATCTTCCCAGACTTCAGCGTGCTGGCAAATCCCACGGTCTATATCGCGGCCGTTACCATCGCCATCGTCGCTTCTTTGGAAACGTTGCTGAACCTGGAAGCCGTGGACAAGCTGGACCCCGAACAGCGCAGCAGCCCACCGAACCGTGAGCTCTTGGCCCAGGGCATCGGCAACGTGGCGGTTGGCCTCATCGGCGGCTTGCCCATGACCAGCGTCATCGTCCGCAGTTCCGTGAACATCAATGCGGGGGTGAAGACCAAACTCAGCTCTATTTTCCATGGAGCCCTGCTCCTGAGCTGCGTGATGTTTGTCCCCACCCTGCTCAATGAAATTCCCCTGTCTGCCCTGGCCGCCATCCTCTTGATGACAGGTCTGAAACTCGCCAGCCCGAAACTGCTGAAGCAGATGTGGGGCGAAGGCCGCACCCAGTTCCTGCCCTTCATCATCACCGTGGTCGCCATCGTTCTCACGGACCTCCTCGTCGGCATCCTCATTGGCCTGGGCGTCGCCATCGGCTTCATCCTTCACAGCAATGTACGCCGCCCCATCCGCAAGGTCATGGAAAAGCACGCGACGGGCGACGAAGTGCTCCGTATCGAGCTGGCAAACCAGGTGAGTTTCTTCAATCGCGCCACGCTGGATGAAACCCTGCGCAGCGTGCCGCGCGGTGGTCACGTCCTGCTGGATGCCCGCAATACGGACTACATTGATCCAGATATCCTCGATCTCATCACCGACTTCAAGGACACCACGGCCCAAGCTCACGGGGTGCAGCTCAGCCTGACGGGTTTCAAAGAGCGCTATCCGCAGCTCGAAGACCGCATCCAGTTCGTGGACTTTAGCAGCCGTGAAGTGCAGGATGCCCTCACCCCTCAGCGCGTGCTGGAAATCTTCCAGGAGGGCAACGATCGCTTCCTGAGCGGCACCCGCCTCAGCCGTGATCTGGGCCGCCAGGTGGATGCTACCTCCCTGGGCCAGTTCCCCATGGCCGTCGTGCTCGGCTGCATTGACTCACGCGCTCCGGTGGAGTTGATCTTTGACCTCGGGCTGGGAGATGTGTTTACCATCCGCATCGCTGGCAACATCGCCCGCGACAAAGTGCTGGGCAGCATGGAGTACAGTTGCGCTGTCGCCGGGGCTAAGATCATCTTGGTCATGGGCCACACCTCCTGCGGGGCGGTGAATGCGGCGGTGGATCTCATTTGCAGCCATAAAACGGCCGCCGAGGCCACCGGCTGTGTGAACCTGGACTCGCTGATTACGGAGATTCAAAAGTCAGTGGATCTCAGCACCTGCAAGACCCCAGATCAATGGCTGGCAGGCGAGAAAGCAGCCTATGCGAACGAAGTCGCTCGCCGCAATGTCTTGCGCACCATGCGCAAGATCCGCGAGCGTAGCTCCACCATTGATAACCTCGTACGCACGGGCAAAGTCGCCATTGTCGGAGGGATGTATGACATCTCCACAGGCAAGGTCTCCTTCTTCCAGACGCCTGAGTCCAGCTCCAACCCACTACCCATCGCCATGGCGACGGTGGTCTAAGGACTCTCGGAAGATCTCGATTCATCATCCAGGTGCTCTTCGGGGCACCTGGATTTTTTTTAGCGGGCCGGGCCGCGCTCGCCATGCAGTCCCAGCATCTGCCTCAGGGCCGAGAGCATATCCCCCACCTTTCCCCAGTAGGGGCGGCGTGGAGTGACCACCGTGACATCATGCTGAGGAAAGTGCTTCTTCAGCCCACCACTCGGATGTACGAGGATGCGGTTGCCACAAAATTCCAGCAGGGGGATGTCTGCGGCGCTATCGCTGTAGGCCCAGCAGTGGAAGCGCTGCTCATCCGTCAGCGCGGCGACTCCAGGCACCGAGGCTTTCATGGCCGCAATCTTCGCCTCACGCTTGTTGTTAGACCCGACTAAAGGCGGGCGCAGGGGCACGATGTTGCCGATGTGGAAACGCGTGGCCACACAGTGATCGAAATCCAGCACAGCGGCGATTTCTTCGGCATAAAAATCCGGGCTCGCCGTATTCAGCACCAGCTTCCGCCCTTGGTGTTTGTGCCGCAGGATCTCGGCCCGCATTTCCGGGTAGATCCAGGTATCCACACAATCATGGGCAAAGTCACGCGCCAGGCGGCGCAGGTGCGCGCGCTTCATCCCCCACAGGTAGGAAAGGAAGGCCCGCTTCGCCGTGGCGGTGCTCACCACCCCCACCGCACGACCCAGGGCATAGGGGACAAACCAGGCATGCAAGACGATACGCCAGGGATGCCGATGCAGCACAAAATTGCAAAACAGCGTCTGCGTATCAAACGGCAACAGCGTGTGGTCGAGATCGAAAAAGGCGTAGCGCATCGGGAGAAAGGCTCAACGCAGAGCCACCGTGAATTTGATCTTCAACAAGCAATTTAGCGCAATTCTTTGGGCAGCAGGTCCGACATCTTTTTGATACTTTCCGCCTGAGCCCGGCTGGTGATCAAAATCGCGTCTTTGGAGGCCACGACGATCAAATCCTGCACACCCAGCAAAGCGATGTGCTGCCCCGTCTGAGAAAAGACCAAGTTATCGGCGGCATTCATCTGGGTCATCGCACAGTTGTGCTGATTTCCCTCGCTATCGCACTTGAGGTAGCGGCCTACGGAGGTCCAGTTACCCACATCATCCCAGTCAAAAGTGGCCTCGATATTCAGCACCCGGGAGGCACGCTCCATCAACGCGTAATCAATGGAAAGCTTCGGCAGTTTGCTAAACTGGCGTTCCACCGTAGCGCAGAAATCTTTGGAACCGCGCAACTCCGAAACAAAGTCCGCCAAAGCAGGACAGTGACGAGACAGCTCACTGAAAATGGCCGGTATCGTCCAGATGAACATGCCCGCATTCCAGGTGAAATTCCCCTGCGCGATGAAGTGCTCCGCCAAGTCTGGATTCGGCTTTTCCCGGAAGCGCGCCACTTCATACACAGCCACCTCACTCACGCCCAGGACGGAGGCGCGCTTGCCCCGCTCCACATACCCGTAGCTCGGGCAGGCCCAGGTGGGTTTGATGCCCACTGTCACCAGGCTGCTCGCCGCCTCGGCACATTTGGCCGCATTGATCAGCACCTTCTGAAACTCTGCCACATTTTGGATCAAATGATCCGCCGGCAGCACCATCATCGTAGCGGAAGGATCCCGCGCCACCACCCAGCCCACACCTAGAGCAATGGCCGGCGCGGTATCCCGCTTCTCCGGCTCAGCCAGGATGTTTTCCGAGGGTAAAAAAGGCAGCAAGGCACGCACCGTTGCTTCCTGCTGCTTGTTCGTCAGAATGACGATGTTCTCCTTCGGCACCACGCCTTCCAGGCGATCCACCGTCATTTCCAGCAAGGTTTTGTCTCCAAACAACTTCAAAAGCTGCTTTGGCAAGGCATCCCGGCTGATCGGCCAGAAGCGCTGACCGCTTCCTCCAGCTAAAATGAGGGCGTATCGGGAGGGGGATGCTGACTGACTCATGCGCGCTGACGATGGCCCAATCGTGACCGGGAGCAAATTCCACTTTGGAGAATCTGCGGTGATGCTATCTTATCTGCGTTATGCCACCTGAATCCACTGTCGAAAGCCGCTACGAAACCTACGCCAGCATGATCGCTCCTGCCGCTGCAGGTTGCGCTCTCGGCATCCTCTTTGGCCGTGGCATGGGTCGCAGTACTTCAAACATCGTTTCCCTCACGCTCCTGGCCGCCAGCGCCGTAGTCGCCGCTCCTCTGATCGGTGACATCGTGTCCCGCACTGCCAACCGCCCGACTTCGGAGCGCGGCAGCCGCAAGCGCCTGGAAGGCATCCGCAATGGGGCCCTGCCGGATGAAGACCTGAAGGAATTCTTCGTGGATTCCCCAAACGCGCTGCTGCCTTGATCCGCGTTCGGTCCTTTTGGGCAACTCACCGCATCGGTATCATTTCATAATCAAAGGCTCCCAGAAGGGAGCCTTGTTTGACCTTGTGGCATTCGAGGCAGCTTTTGTCCGCTGTGATCGGCGCGATGATATGGACAGTATCATAACGGTCTTCACGAGGCGGTCCCACGAATGTTTCCCAGGCAGCAGGCAATCGCACCCAAGGGGCCGTGCCTGCCCGAATTTGGGCCACCGCAGCCGCCTCATCCTCTGAAAGCTTCCTCGTTTTCGCTGTGGTCAACTCCGCCTTTTTGGGCATGCGACCTTCAAAATAACGGTCGCCTTCTTCGGGGGTCAACCCAATGAGATTGACGTTCATGGGCCGAAAAGTCTTTTCTTCTAGACGGACGGTATGCTCAAACCAATAGCCTGATCGCTTGAATCGTCCAAAGCCAAACCCCTCGCTATCAACGAATGTTTTGACCGCCCTTGCGTGGGCTTCGGGAAAAGGGCTATTGGCATTCGGACCTTCCAGATAACCCACCAGCAACAATGGGATCACCAGCCATTCTGGAAAGATCAGTGTCAGAAAACCCAGCGGAATAGCGAGGATGGCCAGGCGTTTGAAAAACTTCTTCATCGAAAACGGAATGACTGGGTAGGACTAAACTCAATCCTACCCCTGCATCACCATCTCGGCCAGACATCACTGTTCCGACTCCGCCACGGTCACGCTGATGACTTCTTCAATGGTGGTATTACCATCCAGGACCTTGCGCACGCCATACTCACGCATCGGGCGGTAGCCGTCTTTGTAGGCCTGCTGCATGAGCTGGGCGCTGCTGGCCTTATGGGTGATGAGCTCGCCCATGGCAGGGGTGAGGCGCACGAGTTCGTAGATGGACATTCGGCCTTTGTAGCCCGTATGGCGGCAGGCTTCGCAGCCACCTTCTTTGGCCCGGTAAACTTGCGTGCGGATGGGGCCGGTGTACTTGAGTTCGCGGATTTTCATTTCCGCATCTGGTTCTGGCTCGCGGCAGACATTGCACAATAAACGCACGAGGCGCTGGGCGATGAAAGCACGCACGGAGGTAGCGACCAGGAAGGGCTCCACGCCCATGTCCACCAAACGCATGATGCCCCCGATGGCATTGTTCGTGTGCAGGGTGCTGAACACCAAGTGACCCGTCAAAGCGGCACGGATGGCGATCTCCGCCGTTTCCAGGTCACGCATTTCCCCCACCATGACCACGTTCGGGTCACCACGCAGAATGCTGCGCAGACCGGTGGCAAAAGTGAGCTCAATCTCAGGCCGCACCGCGATCTGAACCACCCCCGGCAGTTTGTTTTCCACCGGGTCCTCGATGGTGACGATGCGGCGATGCTCCGTATTGAGCTGGCTGAGGAAGGTGTAGAGCGTGGTGGACTTCCCGGAACCCGTCGGCCCCGTCACCAGGATGATGCCGTTGGGCTTTTTCAGCAGGACTTCGATCTCACCCCGCAAGTCCGTTTCCATGCGCAACTTGTCCAGGTTGAACTTCTCCTGGCCTAACAAACGAAGCGAAATGCTCTCCCCTTCCACACTTGGGATGGTAGCGACACGCACGTCAATGAGCTGACCCGCGATCTGCAGGCTGATACGACCATCCTGCGGCAGGCGGCGCTCGGCGATGTCCAGCTTGGCCATCACCTTCAAACGCGCGATCACAGACTGCTGGAGCTGCTTGATGTTTTCCGGCACGGGCACCTCACGCAGGCGACCGTCAATGCGGTAGCGCATGCGCAGTTTGTCTTCCATGGGCTCCACGTGAATGTCCGTGGCCTGCTGCTCTAGGGCTTCACGAATCACGGTGTTCACGAACTTCACCACCGAGGCTTCTTCATCATCCGCATCAATGATGTTCGCTTCATCCCGCTGCTCCAGGTCAGAGCCGTCCACGTCACGGCCTTTCAGGATCTCTTCAAAGGTATCTGCACCCACACCATAGAAGTCACGCATGGCATTCAGCAGTCGCTTTCGCGGGGCGATCTGCCAGCGCACGGGCGCATCCACTTCACGCGAGACGGCCTGGCGGCCGATGAGGTCAAAGGGATCGTAAGCGGCGATGATGAGCTTCCTGGCCCCGCCTTCTTCTTCCTCGATCTTTAGGGGCAGCAGGCGGTGCTTCAACGCCACACGCGGCGGCAGCAGGCGCTTCATCTCTGGTGCGTCGGCACTGTCCGGAAGTGGGACTGAGACGTAACCCAATCCTAGACGGACGGCGAGCTGGGAGAGGAAAGATTCTTCATCCAAGGCTCCCGTATCCAGGAGCTGATTCACCACCGAGGAACTCGGCGTGGCGGTAGGAAGAGGAATGCCGGAGCCGCCTGAGGCCTCCAGACATTGGACCAAGGCTTGGCGGATATTTTTCATCAGTCGTTGGCAGGGGCCTGGCCGTGGGTTTCAACAGGGAAGAGGCTGGCATCAATCACCGCCGCCTCGGAGGAGGAGATGGTGGGCGCGGGGAGGCTTCCGTCATCCGGCGTGTAACCGTATTTTTCCAGCAGCTCGATGATGTAGGCCGTGGCCACATTTTGGGAACCAAAGGTGCTGCTCACATTCGCGGTCAGGTCTTCCCGTAGAGTACCAGTGATGAGCGCGCTGCCCACCACGCCGAAGGAACCATCGGCTGCGGGTCCAGTGACCGATTCATCATCGGCCGACATGAGACGCCCCGTGAGGCTTTCTGCCACCCGCCAGGACTGCGAGCCCGCGCTGCCACCGAGCAGGAGGGAGCGATTCATCACGCCCGAAGCGGTGTAAAAGGCCTGGGAAGTGCCCGTGAAAGCAGCGGCGGCAAAGACGGCCTTCCGCACGCTGGCATTCGCCGCCACGAAGTATTTACCACTGCTCTCCGCCACAGCGTAAAAGCGCCCGCCTTCCTCCGTGGTCAGCACGATGGTGGCCTCGCCCCCACCAGCGGGCACAACGACGTAGCCGCCTGTGTAAAAGCTGAAGTTCACCGACTCTGCCTCAGGGGTAAAGCGCAGCTCATACACCAGCCACTGGGCCGGAGCCGCCGCCGCGCCAGCTAGCCAGAGCAAGGCAGCGCACAGGAAGGGAATAAAACGGGTGGTGGACGACATGCGGGCGGTTTTCTAGCCGAGATGGACAGCGTTGTCGAGACGGGCGTTGAATCACGCAGGTTACCTTTGTGCAACAATCAGATGATTGTTAAACGGAGTCCCCCCCCACAAAGGGGTGATTTGCACCTGCAAGCCCGCTTTGGAGAGCACGTCACGGAACTGTTCCGCATCGGGGTAACATGTCGGGGCCGCCTTCATCCAAAAGGTGATTTTAGCCAGATAGTCCCCCAGGACTGTGACGCGAAAGCGCCAGGAATCATCCCGCAGCCCGGTGCGGATCACCAGCTTCCCACCAGGTGCCACGCGGGCCGCAGCAGCGGTGATGAGGGTGTTTTGCTCCTCGGGCGTGAAAAATTGGAGGATGTCCAGGATGACCACATGCCCACTGAATTCTGGCAGTCCCGTGCGGGCATCCCCCGCAGAAAAACTAAGCCCCTGCTGACCTGACTTGCTCACCATGGCCGCAGCGCTGTCAATTTTACGCTGGTCGTAGTCAAAACCGATGACTGGTGCCGTGTGGCCGCAGGCGCGGAGGTAGTGCGCCAGGAGGCCGATGCCACAACCGATGTCCAGCACTGGCAGCGAACTAGACCCGATCTCCTTGACCACCGCTTGGTAAACTGGATCGCTGGCGAGCTTGGAACGGGTGTAGAAGAAATCCCATCGCCGGTTGCAGAGGGCGGCGATGTTTTCGAGTTGGGCCAGAGTGGGCGTCATGCCGTGACTTTACGCAGGGGATTGCCGCCTCGTCCAATGCGTAAGAGCAACAATGGTAACCGCCAGCCAAAACCAAACAGCAGGCGCGCGTGCATCCAGGTCAGCACACTGTTATCCCGGAAATAGCGAAATTGAGACACACCGCCCTCCTCCTGGGTCAGGTAACGGACGGTCGTGGGCACAGCCAGCATCGGTGCGCCCTGCCAAGCCAGACGCACGGCGATCTCCGTATCGTAGTCAAAGCGGCGCGCCCAGATGGTGCCGCGAAAGGCCCGCAGCAGCAGGGGGATGGGATACAAACGCATACCAAAAAGGGTATCCGGGATGCCCCAGTTCAGCGTCTCCAGATTCGCCCACATGTTGGAGATCTTGCGCCCCTGCACACGGAGTTGCGGGGCCTCTGGCCCGAAAACAGGCGTGCCCATCATCACTGCCTGCGGGTATTTTTGAGCTAAAGCTACAAAACGGGGAATGTCATCCGTGGGGTGCTGACCATCGGCATCCATGGTCAGGACATGGGTGTAGCCGGCTTCATGAGCCAGACGGGTGCCATGCAGAACGGCGGCACCTTTACCCCCGTTTTTTTCGATGGAGATCACCCTCAGCCCAGGGGCCGTGGCCTTCAGGGGCTCCAGCAGGGCCGCGCTGCCATCGGTGCTGCCATCCATGACCACCCACACTTCAGGCCAATGTTTCAAAACGTCGGCGACAGTCTGGGGCAGAATGCGCCCGGTGTTGTAGCTGGGGATCAGGACCAGGATCTTCATGCGGCAGGGGATTCCAGGGCCAGCAGGTAGCGCTGACGCAGTTCATCAATGAATGGTTGGGCTTCGCCTTGTTCAGGAAATCGCAGCGGCTCCCCCACCGTCATGCGCAGGCGTACTTTTTCCGTGGGCAGGTGCCAGAGAGACCAGCCTTTGTTTAAATAACGACTGTTCGTTTCCACATACACAGGCCAGACGGGGGCCCCGGAGTTTTTGGCCACCACCGCTAGGCCTCCCTGGAAGGGATTCAGCCTCCCATGCTCAGGGCGCGTGCGCGTGCCTTCCGGGAAAAGCAGCAGGCGTTCCCCTTTCTTTAACGTCTCGATGCACTGACGCAGCATTTTGTGAGTGGGTTCGTTTGGGATGAAGCCTGCGGCCGTCGCTCCCCCGAACAAAATCGGATTGCACATCAAGGATGCTTTCAACACGCAAGCCATGTGGTCAACCTCTGCCAGCACAAACACGGCATCCCACAGCGCGGGATGATTCGGCGCGACGATGATGCCCCCGGTCTGGATCCGCAGTTTCTCAAATCCCACATACTCGCATTCCACAATGTCAAAAAACCGTAGGACGCCTAAAAACCCTCGGAAAGCCATTTGTACCGCCCACTGCCCGATCGCCCGCGCCCGATCCCGGCAAAATAATAAAGGCAGGAGCAAACACAGCAACCCAAAGCCCGTGCCCCCGATCACCCAGTAAAGGAGGCTGGTGAACCAGGCAGTGATCAGGCGGAGGCGGTCCAACATGCAAAAAGGGTAAAACTCGATACGCTCTTTTGAAGTCAGCGTGTCAGGGATGTTGAGCATTCAAAATTGGCACAATCCGTAAGCATGGGGTAATGAGGGCGCCGATTATGTTGCAGCCTACCTCGCTTGTCCAAGCCCTTTCCGCGCTTCCTCACGGTCCTTCCTTTCGCTTTGTTGATGAACTGGTTTCCATGGAGGCTGGGGTCACCGCCACGGCCCGCTGGACCTTGAAAGGCGATGAAGCTTTCCTCGAAGGGCATTTTCCGGGCCAACCTCTCCTCCCAGGTGTGATCATGATCGAATCCCTCGCCCAACTCGGAGGAATCCTGGCCCAGAGTGATCGCGGAGACCAACCGCTGAAAAACGTCCGCCTCACCGCCGTGCGTCAATTCAAAATCCTGGGCAGCATTCCCCCTGGGGAGACCCTCACCATCATTGCCCGGCGGGATGCGGTGATGCCTGGCCTCGTCCAGATCAGCGGAGAAATCATCACCGCCGATGGCACCCGCCTAGCCACAGGCAGCGTCATCCTCAGCGGGGAAGAATAGACCCTGCCGACCTGACAAGGCATGGATGATTCTGCGTTCGGCGTAGGATGCAGCCCTGGCAGACGTTATTCATGGCTGAAACCATGCCTCGTCTGTTTGTCCTCCTTGCCCTCGCCCTGCCTGCGTCGCTTCCCGGCGCTGCGCTGGACTTTCAGCGCGATGTGCGCCCCATCCTGTCGAACCACTGCTACCACTGCCACGGCCCGGACGAGCAGGGGCGCAAAGGCAAGCTGCGGCTGGACATCCGCGAAGACGCCCTCAAGGCGGGCAAATCAGGCGAAGTGGCCATTGTGCCCGGCAAGGCCGAGGCCAGCGAAATCATCCGCCGCATTCTTTCCGAGGATGAGGACGAGCTGATGCCGCCGCCTCACGCGAAAAAGCCCATCACTGCCGCCCAGAAAGCCACGCTGAAACGATGGGTGGCCGAAGGAGCTGAATACGCCCCCCACTGGGCTTTTACCAAACCCCTCGCCGCTGCCGTGCCGGCCGGGGTTCATGCCGTAGATCACTTGATCCAGAAAAAGCTCCACGAAGCCGGGCTGAAACTAGCCCCCGAGGCCGATCCTTACACCCTGGCCCGGCGTGTCTCGCTGGACCTGACCGGGCTACAGCCCACGACAGATGAGCTGGAGGCCTTTGTCGCCGCCTTCAAAACCGAGCCGCAGGCCACCTATGAAACCTATGTGGACAGACTGCTGGCCTCCCCTGCCTATGGCGAACGCTGGGCCCGCCGCTGGCTGGACCTGGCCCGGTATGCCGATACCAACGGCTATGAAAAAGACCGCGAGCGCAGCATCTGGCCCTACCGCGACTGGGTCATCCAGGCGCTGAATGCCGACATGCCGTTTGATCAATTCAGCATCGAACAACTCGCTGGCGACATGCTCCCTGAGGCTACGCTAGCGCAGCGCATCGCCACTGGGTTTCACCGCAACACCATGCTCAATGAAGAGGGCGGCATTGATCCCCTGGAATTCCGTTTTCACGCCATGACGGACCGCGTGGCGACGACCGGGGCCACCTGGCTGGGCCTCACCCTTCAGTGCACCCAGTGCCACACGCATAAGTTCGATCCCATCACCCACACGGAATACTACGGCATGATGGCCTTCCTCAACAATGCGGATGAGCCCGACCTGGACCTGCCGGATGAAACCCTCGCGGCCCAGCATCGGGCCAATCTCCAAAAGGCCGCCACCTTGCTGAAAGATCTGCCATCTAAATGGCCTAACCAAAAAAGCGGCAACACTGCCGAAAAAGCCTTCGATCAATGGCTGACCACCGAACGTGCCCGCAATACGGTGTGGCAGACGCTGAAGCCCACGAAGGCCTCCACCAATCTGCCGCTGCTGGCCATCCACGCAGACGGCAGCGTCCTCGCCTCCGGCGACATCACCAAGTCTGACACCTACGACCTGACCCTCGCCCCCTCAAGCCAACCCGTCTCCGCCATTCGTTTGGAGGCGCTGCCTCACGAAAGCCTGCCCGCTCATGGCCCAGGGATGTGCAATTACGAAGGCCCCAAGGGCGATTTCTTCATGGGCGAGTTCAAGGTCATCGTGAACGGACAGCCCGTGAAATTT
It includes:
- a CDS encoding PSD1 and planctomycete cytochrome C domain-containing protein, whose product is MPRLFVLLALALPASLPGAALDFQRDVRPILSNHCYHCHGPDEQGRKGKLRLDIREDALKAGKSGEVAIVPGKAEASEIIRRILSEDEDELMPPPHAKKPITAAQKATLKRWVAEGAEYAPHWAFTKPLAAAVPAGVHAVDHLIQKKLHEAGLKLAPEADPYTLARRVSLDLTGLQPTTDELEAFVAAFKTEPQATYETYVDRLLASPAYGERWARRWLDLARYADTNGYEKDRERSIWPYRDWVIQALNADMPFDQFSIEQLAGDMLPEATLAQRIATGFHRNTMLNEEGGIDPLEFRFHAMTDRVATTGATWLGLTLQCTQCHTHKFDPITHTEYYGMMAFLNNADEPDLDLPDETLAAQHRANLQKAATLLKDLPSKWPNQKSGNTAEKAFDQWLTTERARNTVWQTLKPTKASTNLPLLAIHADGSVLASGDITKSDTYDLTLAPSSQPVSAIRLEALPHESLPAHGPGMCNYEGPKGDFFMGEFKVIVNGQPVKFASATESYFKNNFGKNPATAQQAIDGDPQTGWSCAARYGERHEAVFILAQPVPAGTEIRVIMQFGRHYACPLGHFRLSASADAKAVARDMGNELTSLLAKPELTSNDRQTLWEHFLLTAPQLAAEAKTIRNLRTAPALPISLVMRERPANHQRPTFRHHRGEFTQPKEPVQPVTLAVLHAFPQQAPKTRLEFARWLMSPENPLTPRVVVNRQWATLFGRGLVKTVDDFGYQGSLPSHPELLDTLAVEFVRQGWSMKKLHRLLVTSATYRQSVQVSDLSQAKDPENILYSRFPRVRLEAEMIRDSMLKAAGLLNPKLGGPSVYPPQPDSVTEVAYGKFKWTPSTGADRYRRSLYTFSKRTAPFALYTTFDAPTGDACLVKREASNSALQALTIMNDVIFTEGAQSLGSLLAKEADGDETLLRQLYLRVLSRQPEADEIQLMKTFLQQQRARLKSGELKASEICGQANAPSPEAATWTLASRALFNLDEFITKN